One Desulfurellaceae bacterium genomic window, TTCTACCACGAGGTCCTGGACGAGGCCGAGTATGCCGAGGAACTCGGCTACGAGGGGTTCTGGGTCGGCGAGCACCACTTTCAGGCCAGCCAGCGGGTGTTTCCGTCGCCCCAGATGCTGCTGGCCGCCATCTCCCAGCGCACCACACGCCTGCGTCTGGGCATCGGGGTCAGCGTCCTGCCGGTCAACGATCCGGTGCGGCTGGCCGAAGATATGGCCGCCCTGGATCTGCTCAGCCACGGTCGGGTGTGTTTCGGGGCCGGACGGGGCTACCAGCCGCACGAATTTGCCGGCTTTCACATTCCCATGGACACCGCCAAGGCGCGCTTCTGGGAGTGCCTGGATATCATTCACGGGCTGTGGACGCAGGAGCAGTTTTCGTACACCGGTCAGTACTACCGGTGTGAAGACACCGCCCTGCTGCCCCGGCCCATCCAGCAGCCGTGTCCGCCGATCTGGGTGGCGGCGGCCTCGCCCGGCTCTGCCGAAGAGATTGCCAAAAAAGGCTATGCCTTTTGCGCCGCGCCGTTTGCCTCAAGCCCGTCGCCGCAGGAGATTGCGGCTCAGCTCGACCGCTATGGGCAGACCTTCCGGGCGGCCGGCCACGGCCAGCCCAGCGACGACCTGCCGCACGTGTTCTGGACCCACCTGGCCGATACCACCGAGCAGGCTCTGGACGAGGCCGGGGCCGGCATGAAACGCAAGCTCGGCAGCTCAACCAAGGTGTGGGCCAAGCCCGGCAGCGGCGGGGACTACGAGGCGTTCGCCAAGGTCGGCCAATTCCTGGCCACCGCCACCATCGAGCAGCTCGACGCCCTGTCGATTTTTGGCGATCCGGCCCGGTGTCTCGAAAAGGTCAAGACCTACCACGCGGCCGGTATCCGGCACCTGCTGGTCATGTTTGACTGGGGCGGCATGCCCAAGGACAAGATTTTTCACTCCATGGAGCTGTTCGCCGAGCACGTCATGCCCCACTTTCGGGACAAGACGGCCGGCGTCTCGGTGGACGCGCCGCCTGTCGCGGCTCGCGCCAAATGAGCGGACCTCAGTTCAGCTTATAGAACTGCATCGCTCCCTCGGCCAGCACCGCCCGTCGCTGGTGCTCGGGCAGCTTTTCGGCGATCTGTTCGGGCGCGCCGGGGAAGAAGCCGTCCGGGTGGGGATAGTCGGTCGCCCACAGGATCTTCTGCGGACCGAGATAGTCGACCAGATGGCTCAGGTTGCCCTCGACCGGTTCGTAGGAAATCCAGCACTGACGCTGGAAATACTCGCTCGGCCGCATCGTCAGCGAGGAATCGTTGAACAAGCCCTTGTCGTCAAAGTGACGGTCCATGCGGTCGAGCCAGGGCGCCATCCAGCCGCCGCCCGACTCCAGAAACCCGATCCGAACCCCGGGGAAGCGCTCGCACACCCCGTCCCAGATGATCGACAGGGCGGCCAGCATCATCTCCATGGTATGCGACACCATGTGTTTGGCGCCAAAACTGGCGAAGCGATCCACCCCGACCGCCGGCATGCCGCCCGTGCCCTCGTGGATGCCGACCGAGAAGTCGAGGTCCTGGGCTTCGGCCCAGAACACGTCGTAGTCCCGATGGCCTAACATTTTGTTATTATACGGGTTGGGCCGCAGAAAACCGGCCCGCATGTCGAGTTCGTTGCGGGCGTAGCGCATCTCCTCGACCGCCAGCTCAATCGACTGCATGGGCAGCATGGCCACCCCGAACAGCCGGTCCGGGTACGGCCGGCAGTAGTCGGCCAGCCAGCGGTTATAGGCCCGGCTGGCGGCTGCGGCCAGCTGCGGGTCCTGGATCGCTCCGGCAAACAGGCCCAGGCTGGGATACAGAAAGGCTGCGTCAATGCCGTCGAGGTCCATGTCGTGCATGCGGGCGTGGGGATCGAAGCCGCCCTTGCGGCCCTGGGTGTACTCCAGGTCAATCGCCACCTTGGGCGCGTGCCGCCACTCGCCGTTGACCTTTTCGCGCACGCCAATCGCCCCGATCAGGCCGAGTCCGGCCGGCGGGCCGAGCAGTTTGCCCTCGACCTGAAAGCGGTCCTTGCCATCGCTGTCCACGATAAGCTCGGGCGCCCGGTCGCGGTAACGCGGATCGATATACTCCCGCCAGAAGTTGCGCGGTTCCAGAACATGACCGTCCGAATCAATGACATTATAGGTGCGTCCCATACCGTTCCTCCTGTCGCGTGTATATAGCACGCCCGGCACCAGGCCGACAGGTCTTGCCGCTCCTCTTTCGCAATCCTTCCCGGCAGTGCTACACTGGCGCCTGCCAGCCTTGGGGGCTGGACCACGACAAGGAGGAAGCCGATGCCAATCCAACGATTTGCCCCGATGACCAAAGACTTTCCGACCTTTGACTGCGACGCCCACGTCACCGAGCCGCCCTGGATCTGGGAGCGGGCCAAGGACTGGCTGAGCACGGACGAACTCGAAGCCCTCAAGGCCACCATGTGGTTCGACGCCGAGACCAAGCAGTTGATCGTCAACGGCACGGCCGGCACCGGGCTGGGCTCGCAGAAAATCCACGGCACGCCCGGCATGGTCAATGTCCTGTCCCTGTCTGGCCCCGGTTTCAAACACGACATCCAGCGCGCCCTCAACGTCCGCAACCTCAACCCTGCCACCGCCCTGACCGCCGAGCAGGCCGATTACATCGACCACAAGGGCTCCTACCGACCCAAGGAGCGGCTGCGCGATATGGATGTCCAGGGTATCGATCAGGTCATGATCATCCCGACCGATATCGAACGCCCTGGGCGCCAAGGCCATGTGCAAGGCCTACAACGAGTGGGCCTACGAGTATTGCCAGGAGGACCCCCAACGCCTGTTCTTTGCCGCCCTGCTGCCCATGCAGGACCCGGTGTACGCCGCCCAGGAGGTTCGTCGGGTGGCGGCCAAGGGCTGCCGGGTGGGTCTGGTGCGTCCCATAGATGCCATGGGCAACTATCCGTTGCAGCCCAAGTACGAGCCGGTGTGGCGGGCGATGGAGGAGACCGGGGTGGTGTACGGCATGCACCCCTTTCCGGCCATGGGCGCAAACAAACCGCCGGGTTACAGTGAGCAGTACTCGGGTGCCGAGCTGATTGCCAAAACCATCAACTCCTCGGGCCTGCCCCACTTCTTCCTGACCAACGTCCAGAACTTTCAGGCCGAGGCCGCGCTGTGGGTGACCATGGTGCTGATGTCGGGCTTCTTTGACCGCCATCCCAAGCTGCGGGCGGCCGTGTTCGAGGCGTCTTCGACCTGGCTCAGCTTTCTGCTCGACGAGTGCGACAAGTTCTACAAGCTGTACCGCAACGAGCGGCAGCTGCCGCCGCTCAAACGGCTGCCGAGCGAGACCTTTTTCGAGCACTGCGTGACGGGTTTTGAGGGCGACGAGGCGCCGCCGTCGCATTCTGGCCTGGTCCTCGGACGTGTACCACCACGACGGGGACGATGCCTGGCGGGCGATTGAGACGATGGAGGCGTGTGGTCTGCCGGCGTCGTATCGGGAGCGGTTTCTGGGCGCCAACGCCCGTAAACTGTACAACATCGAAGCCCCGCGCGAGTTCATCCGCGAGCGGGTGACGGAGATCGAGCGACCGGACTGGTGGCCGACCGAGACCGAGGTTCAGCACGCCCTGCAACCCGAGGCTGCGCTGCTGCGACCCTACGGCGAGAGCGGCAAGCCGGCCAACGGCGCCAACGGCCGGGCCAACGGCGCCAACGGCCGCTCAGACACGAAGACGGGCGACCCCGTCCAGGGAGCCCGGGCATGACCGACCACAAAGGCTTTGCCGTCTTTGACGCCAACTCACACGTTGTCGAGCCGCGGGCGGTGTGGGAGAGCTATCTGGAGCCCGAATACCGGACGCTGGGCAAATCCGCCCTGTGGCGTGAGGAGGGCCGCTACGGCTCCTACCTCAAGGTCAACGGCAAGATGTTCCGCGACCCGATGAACCCCAATATCCCCCGCTACGCCATCTGGCGGCCGGGCATGAGCTGGGAGCAGGTCGGCGAGCTTGACCCCAACACCCGCCACGCCATGACCGAGGGCGCGTCCGACCCGGACGCCATGGGTGTGGATCAGAGCCTGCTGTACCCGACCTGGTTTGCCGAGGGCTTTGGCCTGATTGAAGACCCGGACGTGGCCTACGCCCTGGCCCGGGCCTACAACAACTGGATGGCCGACTTTTGCGCGGCCGCGCCCGAGCGGCTGTATGCCGCAGCCATGATCCCCCTGCAAAGCATGGACTTCGCGTGTGAAGAGCTGCACCGCATCGCCACCCTGCCCTGCTTCCGAGGCGTCTTTCTGCGACCCATGTTTGTCGAGGATCGCTACTACACCCACCCCTACTACGATCCGTTCTGGGCCGAGGTCGAACAGTCCGGGCTGACCCTGGCGGTCCACCCCTCGGCCGGGTTGTGGAACCCCGAGTGGACCTCGCACGGACCGTTTGCCGAGAAGGTCAACGGCCGTCTCAACCAGGTGTCTTTTGTGCGGGAATCCGGCGGCGGTCCGTTTGCCGGCGGCGGCAACGGAACCAACTTTGCCTTTGTCGCCCAGCAGCCGATCGGCCATCCGATCGCCCAGATCCTGTCGCCCTGGCTCGACAACCATATGTTCGTGGCCGCGACCCTGATCGGCTTCACCGTCATGCAGCGCTACCCCAACCTCAGGATCGTCATGGCCGGCGGCAAAGCCTCGTGGATGGAGGAAGTGCTGGAGAAGATGGAAGCCTCGACCCGGACCATTCCCCTGCTCCACCACTACCCGGTGCGGACCGACGTGGAGGAGATGTGGGAAGAAGGCCGGGTGCTGCTCGGCTTTGACGCCGAGGAGCGGCTGGTCCAAAAGCTGCCCCAGACCTTCGCCCATAAGATCGTCTGGGGCTCGCGCTACCCCCAGCAGGACACGACCAGCGCCTGGGAGGCGATTGAGCAGCTCAGGCAGGCGTATGTCGATGAGCCGGCAATCGCCCGGATGCTGGGCGGTAATGCGGCCGAACAGTTCGGGATTCAGCCGGTACAGAATACGGAAAAATGAACGGCAGACAGGGGTTCGCCGTTCATTTCTTGTCACGTCGCCCAAAGCCGAACAGCACCTGGGCGATGCGGCGCATCTGAATCTCTTCTGCCCCCTCGGTGATCCGATACCGCCGGTGATGGCGCAGGATGTGCTCGAAGGGCTTGTAGCGCGAGTAGCCCAGGCCGCCGTGGACCTGCATGGCCCGGTCGGCCGCCTCACACACCAGACGGTTGGCCCGGTAGTTACACATGGCGACCCGGTCGGACAGCCTGCGGGCGACCTCGGGCTTGGACATGCGGTCCATCTGCCAGGCGGTCTGATAGATCAGCGTGCGCAGCATGGCC contains:
- a CDS encoding LLM class flavin-dependent oxidoreductase, with protein sequence MSMRFSILSLGDNYANLRSHEQFYHEVLDEAEYAEELGYEGFWVGEHHFQASQRVFPSPQMLLAAISQRTTRLRLGIGVSVLPVNDPVRLAEDMAALDLLSHGRVCFGAGRGYQPHEFAGFHIPMDTAKARFWECLDIIHGLWTQEQFSYTGQYYRCEDTALLPRPIQQPCPPIWVAAASPGSAEEIAKKGYAFCAAPFASSPSPQEIAAQLDRYGQTFRAAGHGQPSDDLPHVFWTHLADTTEQALDEAGAGMKRKLGSSTKVWAKPGSGGDYEAFAKVGQFLATATIEQLDALSIFGDPARCLEKVKTYHAAGIRHLLVMFDWGGMPKDKIFHSMELFAEHVMPHFRDKTAGVSVDAPPVAARAK
- a CDS encoding amidohydrolase — translated: MGRTYNVIDSDGHVLEPRNFWREYIDPRYRDRAPELIVDSDGKDRFQVEGKLLGPPAGLGLIGAIGVREKVNGEWRHAPKVAIDLEYTQGRKGGFDPHARMHDMDLDGIDAAFLYPSLGLFAGAIQDPQLAAAASRAYNRWLADYCRPYPDRLFGVAMLPMQSIELAVEEMRYARNELDMRAGFLRPNPYNNKMLGHRDYDVFWAEAQDLDFSVGIHEGTGGMPAVGVDRFASFGAKHMVSHTMEMMLAALSIIWDGVCERFPGVRIGFLESGGGWMAPWLDRMDRHFDDKGLFNDSSLTMRPSEYFQRQCWISYEPVEGNLSHLVDYLGPQKILWATDYPHPDGFFPGAPEQIAEKLPEHQRRAVLAEGAMQFYKLN
- a CDS encoding amidohydrolase family protein; the protein is MCKAYNEWAYEYCQEDPQRLFFAALLPMQDPVYAAQEVRRVAAKGCRVGLVRPIDAMGNYPLQPKYEPVWRAMEETGVVYGMHPFPAMGANKPPGYSEQYSGAELIAKTINSSGLPHFFLTNVQNFQAEAALWVTMVLMSGFFDRHPKLRAAVFEASSTWLSFLLDECDKFYKLYRNERQLPPLKRLPSETFFEHCVTGFEGDEAPPSHSGLVLGRVPPRRGRCLAGD
- a CDS encoding amidohydrolase family protein, with protein sequence MTDHKGFAVFDANSHVVEPRAVWESYLEPEYRTLGKSALWREEGRYGSYLKVNGKMFRDPMNPNIPRYAIWRPGMSWEQVGELDPNTRHAMTEGASDPDAMGVDQSLLYPTWFAEGFGLIEDPDVAYALARAYNNWMADFCAAAPERLYAAAMIPLQSMDFACEELHRIATLPCFRGVFLRPMFVEDRYYTHPYYDPFWAEVEQSGLTLAVHPSAGLWNPEWTSHGPFAEKVNGRLNQVSFVRESGGGPFAGGGNGTNFAFVAQQPIGHPIAQILSPWLDNHMFVAATLIGFTVMQRYPNLRIVMAGGKASWMEEVLEKMEASTRTIPLLHHYPVRTDVEEMWEEGRVLLGFDAEERLVQKLPQTFAHKIVWGSRYPQQDTTSAWEAIEQLRQAYVDEPAIARMLGGNAAEQFGIQPVQNTEK